AACTCAGCGAAGGCGCGTGGCGAGAGGAATGCAGCGCTCGGTTCGAGCACGGCGACGAAATCGGCTCCCTCCTCCGCCTGGGCCCGCAGATACCGGCAAATGAGGCCCGTGGAGTATTCGAGGACACGGTGCAAGAAAGCAGGTTGCGTGAGGGTGGACTCGGCGGCTTGGACGGCGCCCATCATCAGTCCGGCCAGAGTGAAGGGGCCGGTGACGTAGCCCCCTACCGGAAGGGGGAGGGAGCGCTTCAGCTCCCGAAGGGTCCGGAGGACAACCTGGACACGGCAATGGTCCAGGAAGTGTCGTTGCGATACCTGCTCCAGATCGGAGACGGTTCGGACGATCGGTTCCTCGACGGTTGGCCGATCGTGCAGGGGATATCGTATGGGGGCACCTAGGGCGTCTACCTCGAGGCTCAGGTCCATGAAGACAAAAACGGCGTCTGGGTTGTAGCGCTCAGCCAGGGCGGTGAGGGCGTCTGCCTGAAGCCTCCAGTTGAAAAGATGGGCCTTCACCGTCCCCCCGGTGAGTCTGATCCCCGGATAGCCCATGAGGGGTACGACGCGACGAGGGCTCTGGGCCGCCCAACGTACGAAGTTCTCTTGCTTCTTCGATGCCATAACCACCTCCGACTGGGGATATGAGAGGGACTTCTCTTCCTTCGTCGCGCTGCCGAGTTACCCTGCCGAGGCAGCAGCGGCGTTCCGGCCCATTGTCCAGAGAGGGCCAGTCCACCCGGCGGGCTGGCCCAAAAGGGGACGGCAAATATAGGGTGTGCGCCTCGGGAGACCAAGGAGAAAGTGGAGGTATCCCGCTTTTTCTATCGAAATGTGGGCAGTGCAGGTTGGCGATGCTGATTTTTCTTGACCGGATTTTCAAGAATTGTATCTTAAGATGGGTTTTTGGCGCGAGAGCCAAGAGGACCCCTCACGATAGGAGCGACGATGGCTCGCAACAGGCGCTCCCGCCAGTCCACCCCCTTTGATGACTCCTTGGATGCCTACCTCCGCGAGATCGGTGAAGTTCCACTCCTCAAGCCGGAAGAAGAAGTTGAGCTGGCCCGCCGGATTAAGCAGGGAGACCAAGAGGCCCTTGAGAAACTCACGAAGGCCAATCTGCGCTTTGTCGTGAGTGTGGCCAAGCAGTACCAGGGCCAGGGGCTTTCCCTCGGCGACCTGATCAACGAGGGGAATCTTGGTCTGCTGAAAGCCGCCAACCGCTTTGACGAGACCCGCGGTTTCAAGTTCATCTCGTACGCGGTGTGGTGGATTCGGCAATCGATCCTGCAGGCCCTTGCGGAGCAATCGCGTGTGGTCCGGTTGCCCTTGAACCGCATCGGGGCTCTGAATCGGATCGGGCGTGTGTTCAGCATGCTCGAACAAGAGTTCGAGCGGGAGCCTTCGGCGGCGGAGATTGCGGCCGAGCTCAATATGACGCCGCAGGAAGTGCACGAAACCCTTCGGATTGGTGGCCGCCACCTGTCTCTGGATGCCACGGTAGGCGACGACGAAAGCCGGCTTCTCGATACGCTGGAGAACACCGACACACCACCGCCGGACCAGGACCTGATGAAAGAATCCCTGAAAATCGAGATTCAAGAGGCCCTGGCCACCCTCGATGCCCGCGAGGCCGAGGTGCTGCGCCTCTATTTCGGACTGAATGGCGAGCACCCGATGACCCTGGAGGAGATT
This region of candidate division KSB1 bacterium genomic DNA includes:
- a CDS encoding sigma-70 family RNA polymerase sigma factor, with product MARNRRSRQSTPFDDSLDAYLREIGEVPLLKPEEEVELARRIKQGDQEALEKLTKANLRFVVSVAKQYQGQGLSLGDLINEGNLGLLKAANRFDETRGFKFISYAVWWIRQSILQALAEQSRVVRLPLNRIGALNRIGRVFSMLEQEFEREPSAAEIAAELNMTPQEVHETLRIGGRHLSLDATVGDDESRLLDTLENTDTPPPDQDLMKESLKIEIQEALATLDAREAEVLRLYFGLNGEHPMTLEEIGERFRLTRERVRQIKEKALQRLRHASRSRKLRAYLG
- a CDS encoding uroporphyrinogen decarboxylase family protein, whose product is MASKKQENFVRWAAQSPRRVVPLMGYPGIRLTGGTVKAHLFNWRLQADALTALAERYNPDAVFVFMDLSLEVDALGAPIRYPLHDRPTVEEPIVRTVSDLEQVSQRHFLDHCRVQVVLRTLRELKRSLPLPVGGYVTGPFTLAGLMMGAVQAAESTLTQPAFLHRVLEYSTGLICRYLRAQAEEGADFVAVLEPSAAFLSPRAFAEFSAAYVSQVVQESPVPCILHICGDARPLLPTMASTGVQGLSLDWPVDLRSAAAQAGPGIVIMGNIDPGSVMARGRAQEVEEAVQTLLDQMADVPNFILSTGCDLPPETPFENLETFVRVARTHAALGQPVRQAV